In the genome of Ignavibacteriales bacterium, one region contains:
- a CDS encoding tetratricopeptide repeat protein, whose translation MSKKEKKKNAQKKSSAVKTGKTVELIYSLKAGKYQNYLIYLPVLLTIITGIYFVYDSFDKNGYFGFPLDDPWIHLTFAKNFVDYGSFSYFKNEMVTSGSTSPIYTILLSLLFLVSNNEFIISYIPGILFGALFVFAFIKIAGNEFNGFPLLALVTTLLVALQPKLNLINVSGMETSMFLFFITGSIYAYRYKKIVLLGIMLGLTIWCRPDGLVLWIAIAFDFFLRRNYFKKDDNSDNKFSTGEISKAFSIAFIMAAGYFIFNYLLSGSFLPNTYKAKLEYYQNSSRANFLENDVLKYFTQSEFVIIWVPFLVGLVAIIKSFFKKEYKTLLVCLIFILGLIAVYYIKLPFAHRFGRYLMPVIPFYILIAFSGVKIVVDFLHTKLSGGRSQLSNMVFILFLIAGISITFNEISTNVKEYSLLCKYHNERHVAAGKWIDANTDTNDIIATHDVGAIAYYGKRKLVDMAGLVTPELIDHLNNRMYSEYMNDYLSKQKVNYVVTLKNWFEVVNDKPVYVPVHEFEFLEIFKYEQGRTHIQPKEVSQMNQAAIQMLQSGNSANAVQLLNQSLALDPRSSQTYFLLGASYESLRNYSRAENNFNKALENYPAYTEAYFGLAQSSFNQKKFEEANYYVNKCLGLDPNYMPAKQLLDRINPLLEK comes from the coding sequence GTGAGTAAAAAAGAAAAAAAGAAAAATGCACAGAAAAAATCTTCTGCTGTGAAAACAGGGAAGACGGTCGAATTAATCTATTCATTAAAAGCAGGTAAATATCAGAACTACCTGATTTATCTGCCTGTACTTTTAACCATTATAACAGGCATCTACTTTGTCTATGATTCGTTTGACAAAAACGGGTACTTCGGATTTCCATTAGACGACCCGTGGATCCACTTAACATTTGCAAAAAACTTTGTTGATTATGGAAGTTTCTCTTATTTCAAAAATGAAATGGTAACGTCAGGTTCTACATCACCAATTTATACAATTTTGCTTTCGCTTCTTTTTCTTGTTTCAAACAATGAATTCATTATCAGTTATATACCGGGAATTTTGTTCGGGGCTTTGTTTGTCTTTGCATTTATAAAAATCGCGGGGAATGAATTCAATGGATTTCCTCTGCTTGCTTTGGTCACTACACTTTTAGTTGCTCTTCAGCCTAAGCTTAACCTGATAAATGTTTCCGGTATGGAAACTTCAATGTTCCTGTTTTTTATAACCGGAAGTATTTATGCATACAGGTATAAAAAAATTGTTCTGCTCGGAATTATGCTGGGATTAACAATCTGGTGCCGACCTGATGGACTTGTACTATGGATTGCAATTGCTTTCGATTTTTTCCTCCGGCGAAATTATTTTAAAAAAGATGATAATTCCGACAACAAATTTTCAACGGGTGAAATTTCAAAAGCATTTTCAATAGCTTTTATTATGGCGGCTGGTTATTTCATATTTAATTATCTGCTGTCAGGATCATTTCTTCCCAACACATACAAAGCCAAGTTAGAGTATTATCAAAACTCCAGCAGAGCAAATTTTCTTGAGAATGATGTTCTGAAATATTTTACACAATCAGAATTTGTAATTATTTGGGTGCCCTTCCTGGTAGGACTCGTCGCAATTATAAAATCATTTTTTAAGAAGGAGTATAAAACATTATTAGTCTGCCTGATATTTATACTGGGCTTGATTGCTGTTTATTACATAAAGCTTCCATTTGCTCACAGGTTCGGAAGATATTTGATGCCTGTAATTCCTTTCTATATTCTGATAGCATTTTCAGGTGTAAAGATTGTCGTAGATTTTCTTCACACAAAATTATCCGGGGGAAGAAGCCAGCTTTCAAACATGGTGTTTATCCTTTTTCTTATTGCAGGCATTTCAATTACGTTTAATGAGATTTCCACAAACGTTAAGGAATATTCACTTCTGTGCAAGTATCATAATGAAAGACATGTTGCTGCCGGTAAATGGATAGATGCAAACACTGATACGAATGATATAATTGCAACACATGATGTCGGCGCCATCGCATACTACGGCAAAAGAAAATTAGTGGACATGGCTGGGCTTGTAACACCGGAGTTGATCGATCATCTGAATAACAGAATGTATTCGGAATATATGAATGATTACCTAAGCAAGCAGAAAGTAAATTATGTTGTCACATTAAAAAACTGGTTCGAAGTTGTTAATGATAAACCGGTATATGTACCTGTTCATGAATTTGAATTTCTCGAGATATTTAAATACGAGCAGGGCAGGACACATATCCAGCCAAAAGAAGTTTCTCAGATGAACCAGGCAGCTATCCAAATGCTTCAGTCGGGCAATTCAGCAAATGCTGTGCAGTTATTAAATCAATCACTGGCTTTAGATCCAAGATCTTCTCAAACATATTTTCTTTTAGGGGCTTCGTATGAATCACTGCGGAATTATAGCCGGGCAGAGAATAATTTTAATAAAGCACTTGAGAATTATCCTGCTTATACCGAAGCATATTTTGGGTTAGCCCAGAGCAGTTTTAACCAGAAAAAATTCGAAGAAGCGAATTATTATGTAAATAAATGCCTGGGTTTAGATCCTAATTATATGCCCGCAAAACAGCTTCTCGACAGGATAAATCCATTACTCGAGAAATAG
- a CDS encoding tetratricopeptide repeat protein, with the protein MNNFFRFTTIFFLPILFSCSTIQKDLFTEGMDYLNRGNYFKAIELFDQALADEPDSKIYFNKAIALYKTGQTPESINNYTKAIEVQPNFAEAYFNRSLCYLELQKFSEALRDLNTCIGLNAQFAEAYFARAYLYSYNNNYQASIGDYDKFIMLKPDDARGFVNRGNVRGLMEDPLGAIDDFTTAIEIDPDNINAYISRGTDKGIIGDYEGAIDDFSSAINLDDSTEQYYFMRGEAKFMIEDFDGAIRDYEMMIKLNPKNGQAFYVKGLAELSNKNKSKGCADLKRAAELGYVEAFSAITENCVEKQKSKSK; encoded by the coding sequence GTGAATAATTTTTTCCGGTTCACCACAATTTTTTTTCTTCCGATTTTATTTTCATGCAGCACAATACAAAAAGATCTGTTCACTGAAGGAATGGATTATCTGAATCGCGGAAACTACTTCAAAGCAATCGAATTGTTTGACCAGGCTCTGGCGGATGAACCTGATTCAAAAATATATTTTAATAAAGCTATTGCTTTGTACAAGACGGGGCAAACACCCGAATCAATAAACAACTACACTAAAGCAATTGAAGTTCAACCAAATTTTGCTGAGGCATATTTCAACCGTTCTTTATGTTATCTTGAACTTCAAAAGTTTTCAGAAGCACTTCGCGATTTAAATACATGCATAGGTCTGAATGCACAATTTGCCGAAGCATACTTTGCAAGGGCTTATCTCTACAGCTATAATAATAATTATCAGGCGTCTATAGGAGACTATGACAAATTTATTATGCTGAAACCGGATGACGCACGTGGATTTGTAAACCGGGGAAATGTGCGCGGACTGATGGAGGACCCTCTGGGCGCAATTGATGATTTTACAACTGCGATTGAAATTGATCCGGATAATATAAACGCTTATATCTCCAGAGGGACTGATAAAGGAATAATCGGGGACTATGAAGGCGCAATAGACGATTTTTCATCTGCAATAAATTTAGATGATTCAACTGAGCAATATTATTTTATGCGCGGGGAAGCAAAATTTATGATCGAAGATTTTGATGGTGCAATCAGGGATTATGAAATGATGATAAAACTTAACCCGAAAAATGGTCAGGCATTTTATGTAAAAGGGTTAGCAGAGTTAAGCAATAAAAATAAGTCTAAAGGTTGTGCTGACCTGAAACGTGCTGCGGAACTTGGTTACGTGGAAGCCTTTTCTGCGATCACAGAAAATTGCGTGGAAAAACAAAAGAGTAAATCAAAGTGA
- a CDS encoding helix-turn-helix domain-containing protein, protein MKEFFSVLEVSKLLKLSRSTVLYYIKSGKLKAEQVGKIYVISQEAFGDFLKEHKTKKKIKKINQTRLDF, encoded by the coding sequence ATGAAAGAATTTTTTAGTGTTCTCGAAGTATCAAAACTCTTAAAGCTAAGCCGTTCAACCGTTCTTTACTATATTAAATCGGGCAAACTGAAAGCGGAACAGGTTGGAAAAATTTATGTTATTTCACAGGAAGCTTTCGGAGATTTTTTGAAAGAACATAAAACCAAAAAGAAAATTAAAAAGATAAATCAAACCCGACTCGATTTTTAG
- a CDS encoding SDR family oxidoreductase, with protein sequence MKFEKKVVVITGASSGLGRQLSIDFANEGSSVILFSRDETELKKTFELCNSQHSSMIVGDVSKKTDCINLAEYVKAKYAKADIIVLNAGVSMWTSFDEIDDTDQYRKMFDVNFWGTVNCIKAFSKQLHETAGMVIVISSLQGKIGVPFHTFYSASKHALQGLINSLRFEYHDINFLSVLPHWISGTNLRQNALDSKGSSIGDQKKSHTSESITVEECSKKILYAAVKKKRELIIPFKLKLLIWLYNIYQPLAEKIIRSKVHSQ encoded by the coding sequence TTGAAGTTTGAAAAAAAAGTTGTTGTAATTACCGGAGCTTCATCCGGATTGGGTAGGCAGCTATCAATTGATTTTGCAAATGAAGGATCTTCAGTAATTTTATTTTCACGTGATGAAACAGAATTAAAAAAAACATTTGAACTTTGTAATTCCCAGCATTCATCAATGATAGTTGGAGATGTTTCTAAAAAAACAGATTGCATCAATCTTGCAGAATATGTTAAAGCTAAGTACGCGAAAGCTGATATAATTGTACTAAACGCCGGTGTAAGTATGTGGACTTCATTTGATGAAATTGATGATACTGATCAATACAGAAAAATGTTTGATGTAAATTTTTGGGGAACGGTAAATTGTATAAAAGCATTCTCGAAACAGTTACATGAAACTGCCGGGATGGTGATCGTTATATCTTCTTTACAAGGGAAAATCGGAGTCCCATTTCATACTTTCTATTCTGCTTCAAAACATGCTTTACAGGGATTGATAAACTCACTTAGATTTGAATACCACGATATTAATTTTTTGAGTGTTCTCCCCCATTGGATAAGCGGTACAAACCTGAGACAAAACGCGCTTGATTCAAAAGGCAGTTCAATAGGTGATCAAAAAAAATCACACACGAGCGAGTCAATCACAGTGGAAGAGTGCAGCAAAAAAATTCTGTATGCAGCAGTAAAGAAAAAGCGTGAGTTAATTATCCCATTCAAACTGAAATTACTGATCTGGCTTTATAATATTTATCAGCCGCTTGCTGAAAAAATAATCAGATCAAAAGTACATTCGCAATAA
- a CDS encoding FAD-binding oxidoreductase, with product MNNNTKQMKWWGWGDEQIDFDIDSKPDLWPYIKKVVGIENDNKVVYTPPVPFEQINLPHQIINETFLNSVKNILNADQINLDKLDRLIHCYGKSFRDLWRIRHGIVKGAPDIILYPDNETQICEIITLANETGVKIIPFGGGSNIAGSLEVLKQQDACVVSLDLKRMDKVLSIDKESCVAKIQAGALGPYMEEQLQKEGFTLGHFPDSFEYSTLGGWVATRSAGMQSDIYGKIEDMVISLRMVTPNGTIATRTVPKSSNGIDIKHICIGSEGILGVITEASMQVHRLPKNRAAYGFLFPDFESGIKAVYECVEKNCMPVVTRLNDPDKTALSLAYKTKSSALKHHLGNLVKSYLKNVKGFDLEKCCLMLNVFEGDDEQFHSVKQKVKSIYKKYGAVNLGTDPGKAFEKGKYDFPYLRDFVMDRNIMADVSETATVWSNLLPLYYSTYTALETAIKKTGKKPFLGCHISHTYHTGASLYFTFGCTQIPGKEIEQYLYIKKAAEDAFIKGGATLSHHHAVGFEHLPWLEDDISKTGVDVLKALKKGLDPEGIMNPGKVIPVDQSITEWGLKSEDIANFDKGLS from the coding sequence ATGAACAATAACACCAAACAAATGAAGTGGTGGGGATGGGGTGATGAACAAATTGACTTTGATATTGACAGCAAACCCGATCTGTGGCCTTATATAAAAAAAGTAGTCGGAATTGAAAACGATAATAAAGTCGTGTATACACCTCCCGTTCCATTTGAGCAAATAAATCTTCCTCATCAAATTATCAATGAAACATTTCTAAACTCAGTAAAAAATATTTTGAATGCTGATCAGATAAATCTGGATAAGTTGGACAGACTTATCCACTGTTACGGAAAAAGTTTCAGGGATCTCTGGAGAATCAGGCATGGAATTGTTAAAGGTGCACCCGATATAATATTATATCCTGATAATGAAACTCAGATTTGTGAAATAATAACACTTGCAAATGAGACTGGTGTGAAAATTATCCCCTTCGGGGGTGGAAGTAATATCGCCGGTTCTCTTGAAGTCCTGAAACAACAGGATGCGTGCGTTGTTTCACTCGATCTTAAACGTATGGATAAAGTACTTAGTATTGATAAAGAATCATGCGTTGCAAAAATTCAGGCTGGTGCTTTAGGTCCGTATATGGAGGAACAACTCCAAAAAGAAGGATTCACACTTGGTCACTTTCCTGATTCTTTTGAATATTCAACCTTGGGGGGATGGGTTGCAACCCGATCAGCAGGGATGCAAAGTGATATCTACGGAAAGATAGAAGACATGGTAATCTCACTGAGAATGGTTACACCTAATGGAACGATAGCCACAAGGACTGTTCCCAAATCATCAAATGGAATTGACATAAAACACATTTGTATCGGGAGTGAAGGTATTCTTGGCGTAATAACTGAAGCATCCATGCAGGTACATCGCTTACCCAAAAACAGGGCGGCTTACGGATTTTTATTCCCCGACTTTGAAAGCGGGATAAAAGCAGTTTATGAATGTGTTGAAAAAAATTGTATGCCTGTTGTAACCAGACTGAATGACCCCGATAAAACAGCACTATCATTAGCATATAAAACCAAATCAAGTGCGCTAAAACATCACCTGGGAAATTTGGTTAAATCATATCTAAAAAATGTTAAAGGATTTGATCTGGAAAAATGCTGTCTTATGCTGAATGTATTTGAAGGAGATGATGAACAATTCCATTCCGTTAAACAAAAAGTGAAATCAATTTATAAAAAGTATGGTGCAGTAAATCTTGGTACCGATCCTGGTAAAGCATTTGAAAAAGGTAAATACGATTTTCCATATCTGCGTGACTTTGTGATGGACCGGAATATTATGGCTGATGTAAGTGAAACAGCAACTGTATGGAGTAATCTTCTTCCTCTCTACTATTCAACCTACACAGCACTTGAAACAGCAATTAAGAAAACAGGAAAGAAACCATTTCTGGGATGTCATATAAGTCATACTTATCACACCGGTGCAAGCCTCTATTTCACTTTTGGATGTACTCAAATTCCGGGTAAAGAGATTGAACAATATCTCTATATAAAAAAAGCTGCCGAGGATGCATTTATAAAAGGCGGAGCCACTCTATCCCATCATCATGCAGTTGGATTTGAACATTTGCCCTGGTTGGAGGATGATATTTCCAAAACAGGTGTTGATGTGTTGAAGGCATTAAAAAAAGGGCTTGATCCTGAAGGCATTATGAACCCTGGGAAAGTAATTCCGGTTGATCAGAGTATTACTGAGTGGGGTCTAAAATCCGAAGACATCGCAAATTTTGATAAGGGATTAAGTTGA
- a CDS encoding 1-acyl-sn-glycerol-3-phosphate acyltransferase → MKTIREELEELKLGPEYSYLTKPHSLLSRVIKKIFEIYCNVLFSVYCPLKVHGKENIPSSSFIFCSNHNSHMDSGILMLAAGKPFIKFAMMAAKDYFFDNKNRKYFLSLLMNLIPIDRDADKQSMIEYLAACKEFLKDNKSGLIIYPEGTRSKTGKMQKFKKGPAMISAELGVPIVPAYISGSFTAWPKGKKFMKPTSLNVWIGKPIYPEKFLSETELINGQHFTAYRKITEVLESKVHELMELKK, encoded by the coding sequence TTGAAAACAATCCGCGAGGAACTGGAAGAGCTAAAACTCGGACCTGAATATTCCTATCTTACAAAACCGCATTCATTACTAAGCAGAGTAATAAAGAAAATATTCGAGATTTACTGCAACGTTTTGTTCTCAGTTTATTGCCCGTTAAAAGTTCATGGTAAAGAAAACATTCCTTCATCTTCATTTATATTTTGCAGCAACCACAACAGCCATATGGATAGCGGTATACTAATGCTTGCCGCCGGTAAACCGTTCATAAAATTTGCGATGATGGCAGCGAAAGATTATTTCTTCGATAACAAAAACCGGAAATATTTTTTGAGTCTTCTTATGAACCTTATACCAATTGACAGGGATGCCGACAAGCAATCAATGATTGAATACCTTGCTGCGTGTAAGGAGTTTTTAAAGGATAACAAAAGCGGATTAATTATTTATCCGGAAGGTACTCGCTCTAAAACCGGGAAGATGCAGAAGTTTAAAAAAGGTCCGGCAATGATTTCTGCTGAACTTGGTGTCCCGATTGTCCCGGCTTATATCAGCGGTTCTTTTACAGCCTGGCCAAAAGGGAAAAAGTTTATGAAACCTACATCGCTAAATGTGTGGATAGGCAAACCAATTTATCCCGAGAAATTTTTATCAGAAACAGAATTAATAAACGGACAGCACTTTACTGCTTATCGTAAAATAACAGAAGTACTTGAAAGTAAAGTGCATGAACTTATGGAGTTAAAAAAGTAA
- a CDS encoding hydroxymethylglutaryl-CoA reductase, with protein sequence MPSVTPPRGYKKSDTERRKKWLEERTGIHLNDTGPNEPEDLKGIIENHTGFISIPMAVAGPLLISGTYAKGEFFIPLCTLEGSLSLSMTRGLYLTHLSGGIKTTHIKQEISRSPIFIFEDVNETLPFIIWIKENFDKIKKVAESSTKHGKLLRIDPYPTQNSVILDFIFYTAEAAGQNMVTIAAYEACRFIKDNFKSTNNYRYFIESNFNGDKNPATKTLLLGRSHYVIGSALIRGNYLKRVMRTTAKEYVEGWTKCTHGAQMAGVVGMNMHVANALAAIYLATGQDVACVAENSVAVMTYEVRNETDLYATLTMPSISVGTVGGGTRLKQQNKNLQMLGCIGKNSSKKFAEIVCASALALELSLGGAIVTDEFAQAHAKYGRK encoded by the coding sequence CCCAGAGGATACAAAAAATCAGATACTGAACGCAGAAAAAAATGGCTTGAGGAAAGAACAGGAATTCATCTGAATGATACTGGGCCGAATGAACCAGAAGATTTAAAAGGCATAATTGAAAACCACACAGGGTTCATAAGTATACCAATGGCTGTTGCCGGACCATTGCTTATTTCAGGGACTTATGCAAAAGGCGAATTCTTTATCCCTCTGTGCACACTAGAAGGTTCTCTTTCACTTTCAATGACCCGCGGACTTTACCTCACTCATCTCAGCGGCGGAATAAAAACAACTCATATCAAACAGGAAATTTCCAGAAGTCCAATTTTTATATTCGAGGATGTTAATGAAACACTGCCGTTCATCATCTGGATAAAAGAAAATTTTGACAAAATAAAAAAGGTTGCTGAATCATCAACAAAGCACGGAAAATTATTGCGTATTGATCCGTACCCAACACAGAACAGTGTAATCCTGGATTTCATTTTTTATACCGCCGAAGCTGCCGGGCAAAATATGGTAACGATTGCGGCATACGAAGCATGCAGGTTTATAAAAGATAATTTTAAAAGCACGAACAATTACAGATACTTTATCGAAAGTAATTTTAATGGGGATAAAAATCCGGCAACAAAAACTCTTCTGCTTGGCAGAAGTCATTACGTAATTGGAAGTGCGTTGATTAGAGGAAATTATTTAAAACGAGTTATGCGCACAACTGCCAAGGAGTATGTTGAAGGATGGACAAAATGTACCCACGGCGCTCAAATGGCTGGTGTAGTGGGAATGAATATGCACGTCGCAAACGCGCTTGCAGCAATTTATCTTGCAACCGGTCAGGATGTTGCCTGTGTTGCCGAAAATTCCGTTGCTGTAATGACATATGAAGTCCGCAATGAAACTGATCTATATGCGACACTAACTATGCCTTCAATAAGTGTTGGTACAGTTGGCGGCGGAACAAGATTGAAACAACAGAATAAAAATCTCCAGATGCTCGGCTGTATAGGAAAAAATTCATCTAAAAAGTTTGCTGAAATAGTTTGTGCTTCTGCATTGGCTCTTGAGTTATCTCTCGGCGGTGCTATTGTGACTGATGAATTCGCTCAGGCACATGCGAAATACGGGAGAAAGTGA